From the genome of Naumovozyma castellii chromosome 7, complete genome:
TTATGCCTTGACCAGAATATATCATCTGCCCCCACAATCATCTGGACTTGGCGGTCGAATGGCGACCAGCGTTTTttagatttggataaaaCCTCGTTTGAATACTCCTTGACCAATGATAGAGCACGTAGACGGTATTGCTCAAGTTCTAATCtgatttgttcttgtaagtCATCCTTAATActgaattcatcaaattcctcctcaaattccaagtttttttcttcttgtcctTCTGATGAATAATCTTCAGCATTATACACTCTTCCTGCATGGCTCGAAATACCGATCATGTCTTCTGTATCGCTATCCTTAATGGGATAATaagatatattcaaaaaaggTATTAAAATATCAGTAAGTTTTTGTGATACAACGGATATTACATGGTCactttttttgatttcgGTATTCTCACGAGGGAACTGTTCTATAAAAACAGAGCTATCAACAAATGCAATGTTTAGAtaagatgataataaacaaatatcCATACTGACATACTTTTTATAGTATTTATCCATTTTCCTTCTGAAACGAATAAAAACTGGGAGATGTCTGTGCGTTAGGTTGGAACTTTTCGATTTTTCAACGAATATTTTGTCTATTTTATCCTTATAGGAAATAAGCAAAGGAAGGGTGTTCTTCAACGTGCAGGTATCATTAGGAAGCATTTCGCAAAGAGAACG
Proteins encoded in this window:
- the NCAS0G04250 gene encoding uncharacterized protein, producing the protein MNGEEPLAIKTYSKTRWQSALDVVLRLRELKPVLMELNREPSLGVFFDEEDFVLMDDLTNILSPFRSLCEMLPNDTCTLKNTLPLLISYKDKIDKIFVEKSKSSNLTHRHLPVFIRFRRKMDKYYKKYVSMDICLLSSYLNIAFVDSSVFIEQFPRENTEIKKSDHVISVVSQKLTDILIPFLNISYYPIKDSDTEDMIGISSHAGRVYNAEDYSSEGQEEKNLEFEEEFDEFSIKDDLQEQIRLELEQYRLRALSLVKEYSNEVLSKSKKRWSPFDRQVQMIVGADDIFWSRHKREFPLLSLANKLFHCIPSTSIHAERLFSLAAQIFDKRKRPNSQIKCLRIFVSYGPSYLELNWGQSISQIVL